From a single Desulfofundulus luciae genomic region:
- a CDS encoding L-lactate MFS transporter — translation MNQPNQPSLARAWSVPLAGMGINLALGVLYTWSVFAAALIDQLHWTKTQSQFPYTLACVMFALFMVPAGRMVDKFGPRLVATIGGILAGAGMIISGVTQSLAGITIGFGLIVGAALGFGYGAPTPAAVKWFQPHKKGLIAGLVVAGFGLASVYTAPMTKYFLANYGISRTFIYEGIIFLAVIVILAQVLAFPPPGYVPYGGQPPATRAATAASSKYDFSPREMLATPQFYLLWLMFCFAASAGLLVIGHLAKIAQIQGGINWGFVFVAVLAVANAGGRVLAGWLSDRLGRTNTMLLVFAIQAANMLLFASYESAATLFIGSVLTGIAYGANLSLFPSATYDYFGLKNAGINYGLVFTAWGAGALIGPIIAGRAADLTGGYNASYLISAALLVVAAILSFVTKPPMKPVSDGQAVKV, via the coding sequence ATGAATCAGCCCAACCAGCCCAGTTTGGCCCGGGCCTGGTCGGTTCCCCTTGCCGGCATGGGTATAAATCTGGCCCTGGGTGTATTGTACACCTGGAGTGTTTTTGCCGCGGCCCTCATTGATCAGTTGCATTGGACCAAAACCCAGTCTCAGTTTCCATATACCCTGGCCTGTGTGATGTTTGCCCTGTTCATGGTTCCGGCGGGGCGTATGGTGGATAAATTCGGCCCCCGGCTGGTGGCCACCATAGGTGGTATCCTGGCCGGTGCGGGTATGATCATCTCGGGAGTTACCCAGTCCCTGGCAGGCATTACTATCGGTTTTGGGCTAATCGTTGGTGCGGCCCTGGGGTTTGGATATGGCGCTCCCACACCGGCAGCGGTGAAATGGTTCCAGCCCCATAAGAAGGGACTGATTGCCGGTCTGGTGGTGGCCGGCTTCGGCCTGGCTTCGGTTTATACCGCCCCCATGACAAAGTATTTCCTGGCTAATTACGGTATTTCCCGAACCTTTATCTACGAAGGAATCATATTCTTAGCCGTTATTGTCATCCTGGCCCAGGTACTTGCCTTCCCGCCGCCGGGTTATGTGCCTTACGGCGGCCAGCCTCCCGCCACCAGGGCGGCCACCGCCGCCAGCTCCAAGTATGACTTCAGCCCCCGCGAGATGCTGGCCACACCCCAGTTTTACCTGCTCTGGCTGATGTTCTGCTTTGCCGCTTCGGCGGGGTTGCTGGTCATCGGCCACCTGGCCAAGATTGCCCAGATCCAGGGGGGAATCAACTGGGGCTTCGTGTTTGTGGCGGTGCTGGCCGTAGCCAATGCCGGCGGGCGCGTACTGGCCGGATGGTTGAGCGACCGGCTGGGCCGGACCAACACCATGCTTTTGGTGTTTGCCATTCAAGCGGCCAACATGCTGCTGTTTGCCTCCTACGAGAGTGCGGCAACCCTCTTTATTGGTTCGGTTCTCACCGGGATAGCTTACGGGGCCAACCTTTCCCTCTTCCCCTCGGCTACTTACGACTACTTCGGGTTGAAGAATGCCGGTATCAACTACGGCCTGGTCTTTACCGCCTGGGGTGCCGGTGCCCTCATCGGGCCAATCATTGCGGGGCGGGCGGCAGACCTTACCGGCGGCTACAATGCCAGCTACCTGATCTCTGCCGCCCTGCTGGTGGTGGCCGCCATCCTCAGCTTCGTCACCAAGCCGCCCATGAAACCGGTATCGGACGGGCAAGCAGTAAAGGTCTAG
- the ligA gene encoding NAD-dependent DNA ligase LigA, which produces MDSALERARQRIEELRREIEYHNYRYYVLDDPVISDERYDALMRELIKLESKYPSLVTPDSPNQRVGGQPREGFATVRHRTPMLSLANAFDEGELRDFDRRVRSALPGEPVEYVVELKIDGLAVSLRYENGLLVTGATRGDGETGEDITANLKTIRAVPLRLRRPVPLLEVRGEVYMSKEAFMRLNESREEAGEPLFANPRNAAAGSLRQLDPAVTASRQLSIFVYGIGEIEGVSVNTHAETLALLKELGFPVNPHHRLLPDIQAVIDYCNRWQEERFNLPYVIDGLVIKVNSLDQQARLGATMKSPRWAIAFKFPAEQAKTKVRDIILRVGRTGVLTPTAILEPVRLAGTTVSRATLHNEDIIKEKDIRIGDTVIVQKAGDVIPEVVAVIPEERTGDEKPFVMPRRCPECGAEAVRPPGEAGTRCTNIACPARLREGLIHFASRNAMDIAGLGPAVIGQLLSAGLVRDPADLYTLRLEDLVPLERLGKKSAQNLLEAIEKSKSNPLYRLIFALGIRHVGERAARILAQRFGFLDRLSRATYEELVAIPEIGPKIAESVITFFAQEQNRRVLEKLAAAGVNTREEAEEEPGDKPLAGKVFVLTGSLAHFTRQEAQELIERLGGRVSSSVSRKTDYVVVGENPGSKYDRALALGIPILREEDFRRLVGQ; this is translated from the coding sequence TTGGACAGCGCCTTGGAAAGAGCCCGCCAGCGGATTGAGGAGCTGCGCCGGGAAATTGAATACCACAATTACCGTTACTATGTGCTGGACGACCCGGTAATTTCCGACGAGCGCTACGACGCGTTGATGCGGGAACTGATCAAACTGGAAAGCAAATACCCGTCCCTGGTCACCCCGGATTCACCCAACCAGCGGGTGGGGGGACAACCCCGGGAAGGTTTTGCCACCGTGCGCCACCGTACCCCCATGCTCAGCCTGGCCAACGCTTTCGATGAGGGAGAGTTGCGGGATTTTGACCGCCGGGTGCGTTCCGCCCTGCCCGGGGAACCGGTGGAATATGTGGTGGAGCTGAAAATAGACGGGCTGGCCGTTTCCCTGCGCTATGAAAACGGCCTGCTGGTTACCGGGGCCACCCGGGGGGATGGGGAGACCGGCGAGGACATAACCGCCAACTTGAAAACCATCCGGGCCGTCCCCCTGCGCCTGCGCCGCCCCGTTCCCCTGCTGGAAGTGCGGGGTGAAGTCTACATGTCCAAAGAGGCCTTTATGCGTCTAAATGAAAGCCGGGAAGAAGCGGGCGAGCCCCTCTTTGCCAACCCGCGCAACGCCGCTGCGGGCAGCCTGCGCCAGCTGGACCCGGCCGTAACAGCCTCCCGGCAACTGAGCATCTTTGTCTACGGGATCGGGGAGATCGAGGGGGTTAGTGTAAATACCCATGCCGAAACCCTGGCCCTGCTCAAGGAGCTGGGCTTTCCCGTCAATCCCCATCACCGCCTTTTGCCCGATATCCAGGCGGTGATTGATTACTGCAACCGGTGGCAGGAAGAGCGCTTTAACCTCCCCTATGTCATTGACGGCCTGGTCATTAAAGTCAACTCCCTGGATCAGCAGGCCCGGCTCGGTGCCACCATGAAGAGCCCCCGCTGGGCCATTGCCTTCAAGTTTCCAGCCGAACAGGCCAAAACTAAAGTGCGGGACATTATCCTGCGGGTGGGGCGTACCGGAGTCCTGACTCCCACCGCCATTTTAGAACCGGTCCGCCTGGCCGGCACCACCGTCAGCCGGGCCACCCTGCATAACGAGGACATAATCAAGGAGAAGGACATCCGGATCGGGGACACGGTAATTGTACAAAAGGCCGGCGATGTTATTCCGGAAGTGGTCGCGGTAATCCCGGAAGAGCGCACCGGAGACGAAAAACCCTTTGTCATGCCCCGCCGCTGTCCCGAATGCGGCGCGGAGGCTGTCCGTCCCCCGGGAGAAGCGGGAACCCGCTGCACCAACATCGCCTGCCCGGCCCGGCTGCGGGAGGGATTGATCCACTTTGCTTCCCGCAATGCCATGGATATTGCCGGCCTGGGGCCGGCGGTAATCGGCCAGTTGCTGTCAGCGGGACTCGTGCGGGATCCGGCAGATCTTTACACCCTGCGCCTGGAGGACCTGGTACCCCTGGAGCGCCTGGGCAAAAAATCGGCCCAGAACCTCCTGGAGGCCATTGAAAAAAGCAAGTCCAACCCCCTGTACCGCCTGATTTTTGCCCTGGGCATCCGGCACGTGGGGGAAAGGGCCGCGCGCATTTTAGCCCAGCGCTTCGGTTTCCTGGACCGGCTCTCCCGGGCCACTTATGAAGAACTGGTAGCAATTCCGGAAATCGGCCCCAAGATTGCCGAAAGCGTGATAACCTTTTTTGCCCAGGAACAAAACCGCCGGGTGCTGGAAAAACTTGCCGCCGCCGGTGTTAATACCCGGGAAGAGGCAGAAGAAGAGCCCGGCGACAAACCCCTGGCGGGCAAAGTTTTCGTCCTCACCGGCAGCCTTGCGCATTTCACCCGGCAGGAGGCCCAGGAACTGATTGAGCGCCTGGGCGGGCGCGTGAGCTCCAGTGTGAGCAGGAAAACCGATTATGTGGTGGTAGGGGAAAATCCCGGCAGCAAATACGACAGGGCCCTGGCCCTGGGCATCCCCATCCTGCGGGAAGAAGACTTTCGCCGGCTGGTGGGGCAGTGA
- the nifV gene encoding homocitrate synthase, which produces MSEKLTEKETGKNEQRKIIIVDTTLRDGEQTAGVVFANREKVRIAKFLDEIGVHQIEAGIPVMGGDEMEAIKEICRAGLKASIMGWNRPVIKDIEASLACGVDAVAISISTSDIHIKYKLQTSREWVLEQMVKAVEFSKKEGMYISVNAEDASRTDMDFLIQFARAAKEAGADRLRYCDTVGILDPFTTYERIQTILKHVDIDIEMHTHNDFGMATANALAGVRAGATHVGVTVIGLGERAGNAALEEVVMALKHLMGIVLGFKTEMFREIAEYVSRASGRELPAWKAIVGSNMFAHESGIHADGALKNPKTYEAFHPEEVGLERQIVIGKHSGTAALKAKFAEYGIHLSEFRAQELLAKVRAYCVALKRPLFDKELMYIYEDYFGKK; this is translated from the coding sequence ATGAGTGAAAAACTGACTGAAAAAGAAACCGGGAAAAACGAGCAAAGGAAAATTATTATCGTGGATACCACCCTGCGGGATGGCGAGCAGACGGCAGGAGTGGTCTTTGCCAACCGGGAGAAGGTACGCATAGCCAAGTTTTTAGATGAAATTGGCGTGCACCAAATCGAAGCAGGCATCCCAGTAATGGGCGGCGATGAAATGGAAGCCATTAAGGAAATTTGCAGGGCGGGCCTTAAAGCCAGCATTATGGGGTGGAACCGCCCGGTAATCAAAGATATCGAAGCCTCCCTGGCCTGCGGGGTAGATGCCGTGGCCATTTCTATTTCTACCTCGGATATCCACATTAAATATAAGCTGCAAACCAGCCGGGAATGGGTGCTGGAGCAAATGGTCAAGGCCGTGGAGTTTTCCAAGAAAGAAGGCATGTATATCTCGGTTAACGCCGAAGACGCCTCCCGCACCGACATGGATTTCCTGATCCAGTTTGCCAGGGCGGCCAAGGAGGCCGGTGCCGACCGGTTGCGCTACTGCGATACCGTGGGTATTCTGGATCCCTTCACCACCTACGAGCGCATTCAAACCATCCTTAAACATGTGGACATAGATATTGAGATGCATACCCATAACGACTTCGGTATGGCCACAGCCAACGCCCTGGCCGGCGTCAGGGCCGGTGCTACTCACGTGGGGGTGACCGTGATCGGCCTGGGTGAGCGGGCAGGAAACGCCGCCCTGGAGGAAGTGGTCATGGCCTTGAAACACTTGATGGGCATTGTTCTGGGATTCAAGACCGAGATGTTCCGGGAAATTGCCGAGTACGTGTCCCGGGCTTCCGGCCGGGAGCTGCCGGCCTGGAAGGCCATTGTGGGCTCCAATATGTTTGCCCATGAATCGGGTATCCACGCTGATGGCGCCCTGAAGAACCCGAAGACATACGAGGCCTTCCATCCGGAAGAGGTGGGCCTGGAGCGCCAGATCGTGATCGGCAAACATTCCGGAACCGCCGCCCTGAAGGCCAAGTTTGCCGAATATGGGATCCATCTGAGCGAATTCCGGGCCCAGGAGCTGCTGGCCAAAGTACGTGCTTACTGTGTAGCCTTAAAGCGGCCGCTCTTCGACAAGGAGCTCATGTATATCTACGAAGACTATTTTGGAAAGAAGTGA
- a CDS encoding 3-isopropylmalate dehydratase large subunit codes for MGQTIIEKILSSHSGQEVYANDIVVARVDFIMGQDGTSPLAIRAFEEMGGSKVFDPDRVALVIDHSAPSPNEGVSALHQLMRRFAREKGIHLYDIGEGVCHQVVPESGRVGPGTLVIGADSHTCTYGALNAFSTGVGSTDLAGALISGQMWFKVPETFKFVCHGTLPRGVYAKDLILYLIGDVTADGATYMAAEYTGEAIAGLSMDGRFTIANMAIEMGAKAGLMEADEKTFAWLARFTRRQFIPVSPDPDARYARIKEYDVSNLEPQVARPHRVDNVCPVAEVAGTPIQQAVIGTCTNGRLEDLRIAAQILAGKRIHRDVRLIVAPASKRIYLQAMQEGIIQTLVESGAAVVTPGCGPCVGTHNGVPSDGENVISTANRNFKGRMGNSKAFIYLASPATVAASALTGRITDPREFLG; via the coding sequence TTGGGTCAGACCATCATTGAAAAAATTCTTTCCAGTCACAGCGGTCAGGAGGTCTATGCCAACGATATTGTGGTGGCCCGGGTTGACTTCATCATGGGTCAGGACGGTACCTCCCCCCTGGCCATCCGGGCCTTCGAGGAAATGGGGGGTTCAAAGGTCTTTGATCCCGACCGGGTTGCCCTTGTTATCGATCACAGTGCCCCGAGCCCCAATGAAGGGGTATCGGCTTTGCACCAGTTGATGCGCCGGTTCGCCCGGGAAAAGGGCATTCATCTTTACGACATTGGAGAAGGTGTCTGTCACCAGGTGGTGCCGGAAAGCGGGCGGGTGGGTCCCGGAACCCTGGTCATTGGTGCCGATTCCCATACCTGCACCTACGGGGCGCTCAATGCCTTTTCCACAGGCGTGGGTTCCACCGATCTGGCCGGTGCCCTGATTTCGGGGCAGATGTGGTTTAAAGTGCCTGAAACCTTCAAGTTTGTCTGTCACGGTACCCTGCCCCGGGGGGTTTACGCCAAAGATCTTATTCTGTATCTCATCGGTGATGTAACAGCCGACGGCGCCACTTACATGGCGGCGGAATACACCGGTGAAGCTATAGCCGGCCTGTCCATGGACGGGCGTTTTACCATTGCCAACATGGCCATTGAAATGGGGGCCAAGGCGGGTTTAATGGAAGCCGACGAAAAAACCTTCGCCTGGCTGGCCCGGTTTACCCGCCGGCAGTTCATCCCCGTAAGCCCGGATCCTGATGCCCGTTATGCCCGGATCAAGGAATATGACGTATCAAACCTGGAACCCCAGGTGGCCCGGCCCCACCGGGTAGATAACGTCTGCCCGGTGGCGGAGGTGGCCGGAACCCCCATCCAGCAGGCGGTGATCGGCACCTGCACCAACGGGCGGCTGGAGGATTTACGCATCGCAGCCCAAATTCTGGCCGGAAAGCGCATCCACCGGGACGTTCGCCTGATTGTCGCACCCGCTTCCAAGCGCATTTACCTGCAGGCCATGCAGGAAGGAATCATCCAGACCCTGGTGGAAAGCGGTGCCGCCGTGGTTACCCCCGGCTGCGGGCCCTGCGTGGGCACCCATAACGGCGTGCCTTCCGATGGGGAGAATGTAATCTCCACGGCCAACCGGAACTTTAAAGGCCGCATGGGCAACAGCAAAGCTTTTATTTACCTGGCCTCCCCGGCCACGGTGGCAGCCTCGGCCCTCACCGGACGGATCACCGACCCGCGGGAGTTTTTGGGTTAA
- the gatC gene encoding Asp-tRNA(Asn)/Glu-tRNA(Gln) amidotransferase subunit GatC: protein MITIKDVEHVALLARLELSEEEKQMYTKQLNAILEYAQMLNELNTDDIPPTAHVLPLKNVWREDEVGEHLPPEEVLANAPEREGQFFKVPRIV, encoded by the coding sequence ATGATAACCATCAAGGACGTGGAGCATGTAGCCCTTCTGGCCCGCCTGGAATTGAGCGAAGAAGAAAAGCAAATGTACACCAAACAGTTGAACGCCATCCTGGAATACGCCCAGATGCTCAACGAACTGAACACCGACGACATCCCGCCCACCGCCCACGTGCTGCCCCTGAAAAACGTCTGGCGGGAAGATGAAGTGGGTGAACACCTGCCGCCCGAAGAGGTACTGGCCAACGCCCCGGAAAGGGAAGGCCAATTCTTCAAAGTGCCGCGGATAGTTTAA
- a CDS encoding lipid II flippase Amj family protein, producing the protein MTRLLIVALLTAIIHMINTLIYSVRLAGVRTQRLATALSLFQVIFLIASTANLIQAPLMSSIVEHAINAGLSHAGGGDILADPYYQAQLARLNMEIRLVILAATGGTILGGLFIPTFVRIFTRGIMLLEDLGSVPRMFLKMILSPRQLLAMARKVKLPGVGRFQDALRGPLNIPRYFLVANILITGIWTTGVLSALYAGALIPQFRSTATLTSGIVNGVAAVLAATVVDPTAAMITDQAMRGVRPEEDVKQMAVFLALTRLAGTLLAQALFVPGALVIRFVAELIT; encoded by the coding sequence ATGACCCGTTTGCTGATTGTGGCCCTGTTAACGGCCATCATTCACATGATCAATACCCTTATTTATTCCGTACGCCTGGCCGGGGTGCGCACCCAGCGCCTGGCCACGGCCCTGTCCCTTTTCCAGGTGATCTTTCTCATTGCCAGCACGGCCAACCTGATTCAGGCACCCCTGATGTCCTCCATTGTGGAACACGCCATTAACGCCGGCTTAAGTCACGCCGGCGGCGGGGACATCCTGGCCGATCCCTACTACCAGGCCCAGCTTGCCAGGTTAAACATGGAAATCCGCCTGGTCATCCTGGCCGCCACCGGAGGAACCATCCTGGGGGGGCTTTTTATCCCCACCTTCGTCCGGATATTCACCCGGGGGATAATGCTCCTGGAGGACCTGGGTTCGGTACCCCGCATGTTCTTAAAAATGATCCTCTCCCCCCGGCAGCTTTTAGCCATGGCCAGAAAGGTCAAACTACCGGGAGTGGGCCGTTTCCAGGACGCCCTGCGGGGGCCGCTGAACATACCCCGGTACTTCCTGGTGGCCAATATTTTAATCACCGGCATCTGGACCACCGGTGTGCTCTCGGCCCTGTATGCGGGGGCGTTGATACCCCAGTTCCGGTCCACGGCCACCCTTACTTCGGGAATTGTCAACGGCGTGGCCGCCGTTCTGGCGGCCACCGTGGTGGATCCCACGGCAGCCATGATCACCGACCAGGCCATGCGTGGGGTGCGCCCGGAGGAAGATGTGAAGCAAATGGCCGTCTTCCTTGCCCTGACCAGACTTGCGGGCACGTTGTTGGCCCAGGCCCTCTTTGTTCCCGGGGCACTGGTGATCCGCTTTGTGGCCGAACTGATTACCTGA
- the gatB gene encoding Asp-tRNA(Asn)/Glu-tRNA(Gln) amidotransferase subunit GatB: MTEYETIIGLEVHVELKTKSKIFCPSTTEFGGDPNTHVCPVCLGLPGVLPVLNKKVLEYAIRAALALNCEIAEYSKFDRKNYYYPDLPKNYQISQYDLPLARNGYLNIEVNGQTKRIGITRIHMEEDAGKLIHQGTIATSPYSLVDYNRTGVPLIEIVSEPDMRSPEEARAYLEKLKAIIQYTGVSDCKMEEGSLRCDANVSVRPRGSREFGTKTEIKNMNSFKALQRALAYEVERQIAVLQEGGRIVQETRTWDENKGVTLPMRSKEEAHDYRYFPEPDLVPLVIDRRWVEEIRATLPELPDERRNRYIKRYDLPAYDATVLTATKEMADYFEECVALYPNAKAVSNWMMGDLSRLLNAHNMDITRCKVSPRQLTDMLKLMDRGTISGKIAKTVFEEMFATGKDPEQIVQEKGLVQITDEGAIAAVVEEVLAGNAKVVEDYLKGKDRAFGFLVGQVMKATRGKANPELVNRLLKEKLHSS, from the coding sequence TTGACTGAATACGAAACCATCATCGGCCTGGAAGTGCACGTGGAATTAAAAACAAAAAGCAAGATCTTTTGCCCGTCCACCACGGAATTCGGGGGGGACCCCAATACCCACGTTTGCCCCGTTTGCCTGGGGTTGCCGGGGGTGCTGCCGGTTTTAAATAAAAAGGTGCTGGAATACGCCATCCGGGCTGCTCTAGCCCTGAACTGCGAAATTGCCGAATACTCCAAGTTCGACCGCAAAAACTACTATTACCCGGATCTGCCCAAAAATTACCAGATATCCCAGTACGACCTGCCCCTGGCCAGAAACGGCTACCTGAACATTGAAGTGAACGGGCAAACCAAGCGCATCGGGATCACCCGCATACACATGGAGGAGGATGCGGGCAAGCTGATCCACCAGGGCACCATTGCCACCTCCCCCTATTCCCTGGTAGACTACAACCGCACCGGGGTGCCGCTCATTGAAATCGTCTCCGAGCCGGATATGCGTTCCCCCGAGGAGGCCCGGGCTTACCTGGAAAAATTGAAGGCCATCATCCAGTACACCGGAGTTTCCGACTGCAAAATGGAGGAAGGGTCTCTACGCTGCGATGCCAACGTTTCCGTACGCCCCAGGGGGAGCCGGGAATTCGGCACGAAAACGGAAATTAAAAACATGAACTCCTTTAAAGCGCTGCAGCGGGCCCTGGCCTACGAAGTAGAGCGGCAAATTGCCGTGCTCCAGGAAGGCGGCCGCATCGTCCAGGAGACCCGCACCTGGGATGAAAACAAAGGGGTAACCCTGCCCATGCGCAGCAAGGAGGAAGCCCACGATTACCGCTATTTCCCCGAGCCGGACCTGGTACCCCTGGTGATTGACCGGCGGTGGGTGGAGGAAATCCGGGCCACACTCCCCGAGCTTCCCGACGAACGGCGCAACCGCTACATCAAGCGCTACGATCTCCCGGCCTACGATGCCACCGTGCTTACGGCCACCAAGGAAATGGCCGATTACTTTGAGGAGTGTGTAGCCCTTTATCCCAACGCCAAGGCGGTCAGCAACTGGATGATGGGGGACCTCTCGCGCCTGTTAAATGCCCATAACATGGACATTACCCGGTGCAAGGTATCGCCCCGGCAGCTGACCGACATGCTCAAGCTGATGGACAGGGGCACCATCAGCGGAAAGATTGCCAAAACGGTCTTCGAAGAGATGTTTGCCACCGGCAAGGATCCGGAACAGATTGTGCAGGAAAAGGGGCTCGTGCAGATTACCGATGAGGGGGCCATTGCCGCCGTAGTGGAGGAAGTGCTGGCCGGCAACGCCAAGGTGGTGGAGGATTATCTGAAAGGAAAGGACAGGGCCTTCGGCTTCCTGGTGGGCCAGGTAATGAAGGCCACCCGGGGCAAAGCCAACCCGGAGCTGGTCAACCGCCTGCTCAAGGAAAAACTCCATTCCAGTTAA
- a CDS encoding 3-isopropylmalate dehydratase small subunit — translation MLLQGKAHKFGNDVNTDYIISGKYKFKTLDMQELAKHVMEDLDPDFYRKINAGDFIVAGRNFGCGSSREQAPLAIKHARISAVLAKSFARIFYRNAINTGLPVVECDTDQIDPGDELVVDLSTGVITNKTKGLTIAAKPLPPVMIKILNDGGLVAHFRKYGGFNFD, via the coding sequence ATGCTTTTACAGGGAAAGGCCCATAAATTTGGCAATGACGTAAATACCGACTACATCATTTCGGGTAAGTATAAATTTAAAACCCTGGACATGCAGGAACTGGCCAAACATGTCATGGAGGACCTGGACCCTGACTTTTACCGGAAGATTAACGCGGGCGATTTCATCGTGGCCGGCCGTAATTTTGGCTGCGGCTCATCCCGGGAACAGGCCCCCCTGGCCATTAAACACGCCCGCATTTCCGCCGTGCTGGCCAAATCCTTTGCCCGCATTTTTTACCGCAACGCCATCAATACGGGGCTGCCCGTAGTGGAATGCGACACCGACCAGATCGACCCGGGGGATGAGCTGGTTGTGGACCTAAGCACCGGCGTGATTACCAACAAAACGAAAGGCCTAACCATTGCGGCCAAACCCCTCCCCCCGGTGATGATTAAAATCCTCAACGATGGCGGCCTGGTGGCCCACTTCCGGAAATACGGCGGTTTTAATTTCGATTAG
- the gatA gene encoding Asp-tRNA(Asn)/Glu-tRNA(Gln) amidotransferase subunit GatA has translation MELYYLTAHELHDLLVKKEISAEEICRAVFDRIDAVEDKIKAYVTLTRDRAFARAREIDRKIAAGEEVPPLAGIPVAIKDNMCTRGVRTTCSSKILYNFVPPYNATVVEKLEAAGTVMVGKTNMDEFAMGSSTENSGYFVTANPWDPDRVPGGSSGGSAAAVAAGETITALGSDTGGSIRQPAAFCGVVGLKPTYGAVSRYGLVAFASSLDQIGPFTRDVTDCALMLNAICGHDPLDSTSAPGDIPDFTSCLRDDVKGLKIGVPREYMGEGIDPAVKEIIGQATGLLASLGAEIEETSLPHSRYALPTYYLIAPAEASSNLARYDGVRYGYRAEDARDVVDMFMKTRSQGFGQEVKRRIMLGTYALSAGYYDAYYLKALKVRTLIKQDFDRAFEKFDVLLAPTAPSPAFKRGEKTGDPLQMYMSDICTLAVNLAGMPGISIPAGFVDGLPVGMQLIGRPFGEGTLLRVAYTFEQHTDYHRRRPSL, from the coding sequence TTGGAGCTGTACTACCTCACCGCCCACGAACTGCACGATTTGCTCGTCAAAAAGGAAATCAGCGCCGAGGAAATTTGCCGCGCAGTTTTTGACCGTATTGATGCCGTAGAAGACAAAATCAAAGCCTATGTCACCCTGACCAGGGACAGGGCCTTTGCCCGGGCACGGGAGATCGACCGTAAAATTGCCGCCGGGGAAGAAGTCCCACCCCTGGCCGGCATTCCGGTAGCCATCAAGGACAACATGTGCACCCGCGGTGTACGCACCACCTGCTCCTCGAAAATTCTCTACAACTTTGTGCCCCCCTACAACGCCACGGTGGTGGAAAAGCTGGAGGCCGCCGGCACAGTAATGGTGGGCAAGACAAATATGGACGAGTTTGCCATGGGTTCTTCCACGGAAAACTCGGGCTATTTTGTGACCGCCAACCCCTGGGATCCGGATAGGGTACCCGGCGGGTCAAGCGGCGGCTCCGCCGCGGCGGTAGCGGCAGGGGAAACCATTACCGCCCTGGGTTCCGATACGGGCGGCTCCATCCGCCAGCCGGCGGCGTTTTGCGGGGTGGTGGGATTAAAACCCACCTACGGGGCCGTTTCCCGCTACGGGCTGGTGGCCTTTGCCTCCTCCCTGGATCAAATCGGGCCCTTTACCCGGGATGTCACCGACTGTGCCCTCATGTTAAACGCCATTTGCGGGCACGATCCCCTGGATTCCACCTCGGCGCCAGGGGACATCCCCGACTTCACATCCTGCTTGAGGGATGACGTGAAGGGCCTGAAAATCGGCGTACCCCGGGAATACATGGGGGAGGGCATTGACCCCGCCGTAAAGGAGATCATTGGACAGGCCACCGGGTTGCTGGCCTCCCTGGGGGCGGAAATTGAAGAAACCAGTTTGCCCCACAGCCGTTACGCCCTGCCCACTTATTATTTAATTGCCCCGGCAGAAGCCAGCTCCAACCTGGCCCGTTATGACGGCGTCCGTTACGGCTACCGGGCGGAGGACGCCCGGGATGTGGTGGACATGTTCATGAAGACACGCAGCCAGGGCTTCGGCCAGGAAGTAAAACGGCGCATTATGCTGGGCACGTACGCCCTGTCCGCAGGCTACTACGACGCCTACTACTTAAAGGCCTTGAAGGTGCGCACCTTAATCAAGCAGGATTTTGACCGGGCCTTCGAAAAATTTGATGTGCTCCTGGCTCCCACCGCCCCGTCCCCGGCCTTCAAGCGGGGAGAGAAGACCGGCGACCCCCTTCAGATGTACATGTCCGACATCTGCACCCTGGCGGTAAACCTGGCCGGTATGCCCGGAATATCCATCCCGGCGGGGTTTGTGGATGGGTTACCCGTGGGCATGCAGTTAATTGGCAGGCCATTTGGCGAGGGCACCCTCTTGCGGGTGGCCTACACCTTCGAGCAACACACGGATTATCACCGGCGCCGGCCGTCTTTATAG